From the genome of Aquiluna borgnonia:
AACAGGTCTAATTGACCGAGTTTCTTGATCGTTTTTCTCCGATGGCCGATGATTTTGAGCGGCTTTGGACGCCGCACCGTTTGGTCTATCTCCAGTCGGGTCAGCAGCCGCCAGATGACGAGTGTCCTTTTTGCCTAGCTCCAGGCAAATCGGATGAGGATGCGCTAATCGTCTTTCGAGGCAAGAGCTGCTTTGTCCTTTTGAATCTGTTTCCCTATAACACCGGCCACTTGCTGGTGTGTCCATACCGCCACGTGGATACCTACGACAAGGCCACTGAGGAGGAAACAGCTGAGATTGCTCTTCTCACCCAGCAGGCCATGAAAACTCTAAGGAAGGTTTCCGGGACTCACGGGTTTAACATCGGGATGAATCAGGGAGAACTGGCAGGAGCAGGAATTGCCGGGCATCTTCACCAGCACATAGTTCCGCGCTGGCTACATGACTCAAACTTCTTTCCGATCATCGCCAAGACCAAAGCGCTTCCTAGGCTTCTTGGTGAGGTTCGCGAAACAATTGCAAACAACTGGATAACCGATAAATAGGATTGATGAATGTCAACTAACGAAAACGCAACCCCATTAGTCAAGCGCGGCCTAGCAGAGATGCTAAAGGGCGGCGTGATCATGGACGTCGTTACCCCTGAGCAGGCTCGCATCGCCGAGGATGCCGGAGCGGTGGCGGTTATGGCTCTCGAGCGCGTCCCAGCCGACATCAGGGCGCAGGGTGGCGTTGCCCGCATGAGCGACCCAGACTTGATCGACGCAATCATCAACACCGTTTCCATTCCAGTTATGGCCAAGGCGCGTATCGGTCACTTCGTGGAGGCGCAGATTCTGCAGTCACTAGAGGTGGACTACATCGACGAATCCGAAGTTCTCAGCCCTGCCGACTACGTGAATCACATCGACAAGTGGAAGTTCGACATTCCGTTCGTTTGCGGTGCCACCAACCTAGGCGAGGCACTTCGCAGGATCACCGAGGGTGCTGCCATGATTCGCTCAAAGGGTGAGGCCGGTACCGGTGATGTTTCTGAGGCGACCAAGCACATCAGAACAATTTCCTCGGAAATCCGTGCCCTCGCTGCCAAGACTGAAGACGAGCTTTACGTGGCCGCAAAGGAACTTCAGGCGCCTTACGCTCTGGTCAAGGAAGTTGCAACCACCGGCAAGCTCCCAGTCGTTCTGTTTGTTGCAGGTGGTGTTGCAACTCCAGCTGACGCCGCCATGATGATGCAGCTGGGTGCTGACGGAGTCTTCGTCGGTTCCGGAGTTTTCAAGTCCGGCAACCCAGCTGCCAGAGCAGCCGCCATTGTGAAGGCCACCACCTTCTACAACGACCCAAAGATCGTTGCAGAGACCTCACGAGGACTGGGCGAGGCCATGGTTGGAATCAATGTCAACGACCTGCCCGCCCCGCACCGCCTTTCGGAGCGTGGCTGGTAGTTGCTAGTTGGAGTTTTAGCCCTTCAGGGGGATTGGCGTGAGCATAAGGTAACCCTCGAAAGCTTGGGCGCCGAGGTCCTGCCGGTGAAGACTAAAGAAGATCTCGAGAGAGTTTCCGGCTTGGTGATTCCCGGAGGCGAGTCAACGACAATATCAAACCTCGCAAAAAGCTTCGGTCTGTTCCCTCACCTGCGAGAGTTCGCCAGGTCAAAGCCTGTGCTTGGAACCTGTGCTGGGCTAATTATGCTCAGCAATGAGGTTGAGGGTGCGGCACCCGGCCAAGAGTTTGTTGGGGGGCTTGATGTGAAAGTGTCTCGAAATGCGTACGGCGGTCAAACACACAGTTTTGAGGCAGAAGTTTCCTTTGGTGCAGAAAAAGAGCGGGTGGCGTTCATCCGTGCCCCTAGAATTTTGGCGGTAGGAAGCGCTGAAGTAATCGCCAAGCTAGGGGATGAACCGGTGGCAGTGCGGCAGGGAAAGTTGCTAGGTGCAACTTTTCACCCGGAGATAACCGGAGGCACACTGCTTCACAAGCTGTTCCTCGAAAGCATTCACTGAGAACAAAGGGCACTCATGTCAGGCCACTCCAAATGGGCAACCACCAAACACAAAAAGGCAGCCAACGACGCTAAGCGCGCCAAGCTCTGGGCCAAACTCATTAGAAACATTGAGGTTGCTACGCGAACCGGCGGTTCGGACATAGAGGGCAACCCAACCCTGTATGACGCGGTTTACAAGGCTAGAAAGAATTCAGTCCCCAACGACAACATTGAGCGTGCTATCAAGCGCGGTTCCGGTGCGCTTGGAGATGGCGCCGAATACATGGGAATCATGTATGAGGGTTACGGGCCAAATGGAATTGCGATTCTGATTGAGTGCCTCACGGACAACAAGAACCGCACGGCTGCAGAGGTTAGGACTGCCGTCACTAAAAATGGTGGCACCATGGCCGATCCCGGATCAGTGTCCTACCAGTTTGCCCGCAAGGGAGTAATCGTCTGCACCGCAGGTAGCAGTGAGGACGCCATCTTGGAGGCGACCCTGGAACACGACGCAGAGGATGTCTCTTCGAATGGTGAGGGCTTTGTGGTCACAGTTGACCCTTCCTCCATGGTTGCTGCAAGAGCTGCACTTCAGGCGGCCGGAATCGATTACGAATCCGCGGATGTTGAGTTTGTGTCCTCTATGAAGATTCAAGCCGACCTGGAAACTGCCTCAAAAGTAATCAAAATGATTGACGCAATTGAGGATCTTGACGATGTCCAAAATGTTTACACCAACATGGACATCAGTGCAGAAGTCCTAGAGCGACTCGAGGCCTAGTGGCTTTGATCCTTGGAGTTGACCCCGGGCTCACCCGCTGTGGATTTGGTTTGGTCGACTCTGAGAAGAACTCGGCAATCAGGTACGGAATGTTTCAATCAACGCCAGATCAGGACCCGAGTGAGCGAGTCGGACGGATTTCGCAGCAGCTCGCGGCGCTTTTGGATGAGCATCGGCCGGAGCTGATTGGCCTCGAGAGGGTTTTCGCTCAGGCCAACCTTCGGTCAGTTATGGGTGTGGCCCAAATCTCCGGAGCCTTGATGGCACTGGCTTTCGAGCGCAACATTCCCCTTCAGTTCTTCACGCCGAGCGAAGTAAAGGCAGCGGTAACGGGCAATGGAAGGGCTACCAAGGATCAGGTTGGCATGATGGTGACCCGAATCCTCCAACTTGATAGCCAACCCAAGCCCGCCGACGTTGCAGACGCTCTAGCTGTGGCCATATGCGCTTCTAAACGTGGTTTCAATGTGGGGACTTCTGCACAGCAAGCGTGGGTTGCGGCGGCAAAAAAGGCATCGCGGCGATTAGGTTAGCTTCGTGATTGAACTTCTAACGGGTCAAGTAGCAAGACTCGGCACTGATTCGCTAACCCTTCTGGTTGGGGGAGTCGGATTCCGAGTTGCGGTTACCCCGCGGCATGGGCTCTCCCTCCGGCTAAACCAAGACGCAACGTTGGTCACGAAGATGGTTGTCAAAGAGGATGACATTTCGCTTTATGGCTTTGAGAGCTCTGCCGAACTTGAGATTTTTGACCTACTTTGCTCGGTCAGCGGCATTGGGCCGAAGCTCGCGATGACGGTGCTGTCTGGTATGGATGCCGATGGCGTGAGAAACGCCGTCAATGCCTCCGACGATGCCGCATTCAGGGCGATCTCGGGTATCGGGCCAAAGACGGCCAAACTGATTGTGATTTCACTCTCCAACAAGGTTGGACTATCGGTTCACCTGCCCCACGCCAACGTCATTCAAGCGCTAGTGCAGTTGGGAACTGACGAAGCGCGCGCTCGAGCCGTTATCTCGGAAATCCCCGTGGGGCTTGATGATTCCGCGGCGCTCAAGGCGGCACTCTCTCTCCTTGGTAGCAGCAAACTAGGTGAAGCTTGATCGAGCCAACCTCCGACGAGCGGGAGGTTGAAGCAAAACTGCGGCCAACCTCTCTGACCGAATTCGTGGGTCAAGAGAAAGTCGTCAACCAGCTCAACCTGATTCTTGACGCTGCGAAGCTGCACAACCGCGCCCCCGATCACATTTTGCTGGCGGGACCGCCCGGACTTGGTAAGACCACCCTCGCCATGATTGTCGCTCACGACTCCGGGAAACCACTGCGGCTTACCTCCGGTCCAGCCATACAGTCGTCAGGGGACTTAGCATCCATGCTCTCGGCACTGCAGAGCGGAGACGTTTTATTCATAGACGAGATCCATCGAATGTCTCGCAGTGCCGAAGAGATGCTCTATTTGGCGATGGAAGATTTTCGAGTAGATGTGATGGTCGGCAAGGGCCCGGGAGCCGCTTCGATCTCACTGGAAATCGCTCCCTTTACCCTGGTTGGAGCCACCACCCGGAGCGGAATGCTACCCACGCCACTAAGGGATAGGTTCGGGTTCACTGCCTTTCTGGAGTACTACGAACCCGCGGACCTGGTTTCGGTCGTAACGAGGGCGAGTCAGAAACTCGGGATAGAAATCGAGTCAGACGCGGCCAATGCGCTAGCAACTCGCTCTCGTGGCACACCGCGAATCGCAAATCGCCTGCTGCGCAGGGTCCGAGATTTCGCGGCAGTCAATAGACAACCAGTCATCACCATGGATTCAGTTCTAAGCGCTATGGAACTGTTTGAGGTTGATGCCCTCGGGTTAGACCGAGTTGATCGACAAATTCTGACTCTGCTTGCCACTCAATTCAGTGCAAAGCCGGTGGGTTTAAGCACTCTGGCCGTTGCTATTGGCGAGGAACCAGACACGATTGAGGCCGTTATCGAGCCTTACCTGATTCGAATTGGATTTATCCAGCGTACTCCGCGCGGTAGAGAGATAACTCAGCACGGCATCGCCCACCTGACGCAAGCTAAGCGCTAATTGAGTAACTTGCACCTATAATTTCGGGGTACCTAGTCGGTAAGGAAAACTCTTGGACTACATTCTGCTTGGCGTGCTCGCCGTGATGATTCTGCTTTTGGTTCAGCAAAATCGCAAGCGCAAAAAGGATGCCGAAACTCTCCTAAGTTCTTTGGAGGTTGGCTCCGAGATTATTCTCCACTCCGGCATCAAAGGTGTTATCACGGAGATTAGCGGCGACGATTTAGTCGTGGAGAGCACTCCAAAGACTAAGTTGCGAGTGGTCAAGCAAGCCGTTCGCGGTGTAGTGCCGACGCCAGCTGAGGGGAACTAGCGTGTCAGAAAGAACAACCGAGCAATCCGCTAAGCGGAAGCTGGGATGGCTTGGAGCCGTTGCTGCTTTTTTCACAGGTCTAATCATCTGGGGCGTGGTAACCGTTCAGCCAGGTGCAAGTTTTGCCCCTGAGCTAGCCCTTGACCTTCAGGGTGGAACGCAGATCATCCTCACCCCAACTCTCGCCGATGGCCAGGTTGTTGAGCAGGAGCAGCTAGACCAAGCCGTCACAATTATTCGTCAACGAATCGACGGCTCCGGTGTTGGTGAAGCTCAGGTTTCGGTCCAGGGAAATCAAAATATCGTGGTCTCAATCCCTGGAGCTCCTGACGCCAACACTCTTCAGCTGATCAAGGCCAGCGCTTTGCTGGAATTCCGGCCAGTTATCACCTACGCGGCCTCGGCAGCGCCAAGCACTGAGTCTGCCGCTGTAGACATTTCAACCCTGAATGACACCCCGGCGACCACTCCGGTAAATGCCTCGGACGCAGCGTGGATTACTGAAAAGGTGCAGGCCCAGTTCGACCAGCTGGACTGCTCAACAGAATTTAGAAGTGCAGGGCAGGTTGATGATCCAACCAAGCCATTGGTTACCTGTGACGACTTTTACCTTTACAAGTACATCCTCGGTCCCGTCGAGGTCAATGGACTCAACATTTCCAATGCCTATGCCGGTACGGTTACTACCACTACCGGTGCAAGCACCAACGACTGGGCGGTAAACCTAGAGTTTGACGCAACCGGAACAGAGTCATTTGGACAGGTAACCGCTCGCCTTTTCGGTTTGCCATCGCCACAAAACCAGTTTGCTATCACCTTGGACGGATTGGTAATCACCGCTCCTGCAACCAACGCAGTGATTACCAACGGTCAGGCTCAAATCACTGGAAACTTCACCCAGGAATCCGCTACCGCACTGTCGGATCAGTTGAAGTATGGAGCTTTGCCTATTGGCTTCGAAGTCCAGTCGCAAGAGAACATTTCAGCCACCTTGGGTGAGGAGTCACTTCGTAGCGGTTTGATTGCCGGTGTTATCGGCCTCATTGTAGTCGTGGTCTACATGACTTTCCAGTACCGCGGCCTCGCATCCGTGGTTCTGGGATCCCTGATTGTCGCTGCCATCCTGGTCTACCTCGCGGTGGCCTTCTTGAGCTGGCGCCAGGGCTACAGACTTTCGCTAGCCGGAGTTGCCGGATTGATTGTGGCAATTGGTATCACGGCTGACTCGTTCATTGTTTACTTCGAAAGAATTCGAGACGAGCTTCGCGAGGGTCGAACCCTTGAAACTGCGGTTGAAGCCGGCTGGAAGCGTGCCCTGAGGACCATCTTGGTTTCAGATGCCGTGAGCCTTACGGCCGCAGTTGTGCTCTACCTCCTAACCAGTTCTTCGGTTCGAGGGTTTGCCTTCACCCTCGGTCTCACGACCCTCATCGACTTGATGGTAGTTACCCTGTTTACCCACCCGCTTGTTCAGGTACTGGCAAGAAAGAAGTTCTTTGCCTCAGGTCACAAGTGGTCTGGCTTTGACCTGAGTGCATCCAAGGCTGCCTACCTAGGTCGCGCTCAATTTAGAGTTTCCGAGAAGCTGGCTGAGGGCAAGGCTGAGAAGGCCTCCAAGGAAGCGCG
Proteins encoded in this window:
- a CDS encoding HIT family protein yields the protein MADDFERLWTPHRLVYLQSGQQPPDDECPFCLAPGKSDEDALIVFRGKSCFVLLNLFPYNTGHLLVCPYRHVDTYDKATEEETAEIALLTQQAMKTLRKVSGTHGFNIGMNQGELAGAGIAGHLHQHIVPRWLHDSNFFPIIAKTKALPRLLGEVRETIANNWITDK
- the pdxS gene encoding pyridoxal 5'-phosphate synthase lyase subunit PdxS; protein product: MSTNENATPLVKRGLAEMLKGGVIMDVVTPEQARIAEDAGAVAVMALERVPADIRAQGGVARMSDPDLIDAIINTVSIPVMAKARIGHFVEAQILQSLEVDYIDESEVLSPADYVNHIDKWKFDIPFVCGATNLGEALRRITEGAAMIRSKGEAGTGDVSEATKHIRTISSEIRALAAKTEDELYVAAKELQAPYALVKEVATTGKLPVVLFVAGGVATPADAAMMMQLGADGVFVGSGVFKSGNPAARAAAIVKATTFYNDPKIVAETSRGLGEAMVGINVNDLPAPHRLSERGW
- the pdxT gene encoding pyridoxal 5'-phosphate synthase glutaminase subunit PdxT, encoding MLVGVLALQGDWREHKVTLESLGAEVLPVKTKEDLERVSGLVIPGGESTTISNLAKSFGLFPHLREFARSKPVLGTCAGLIMLSNEVEGAAPGQEFVGGLDVKVSRNAYGGQTHSFEAEVSFGAEKERVAFIRAPRILAVGSAEVIAKLGDEPVAVRQGKLLGATFHPEITGGTLLHKLFLESIH
- a CDS encoding YebC/PmpR family DNA-binding transcriptional regulator, whose amino-acid sequence is MSGHSKWATTKHKKAANDAKRAKLWAKLIRNIEVATRTGGSDIEGNPTLYDAVYKARKNSVPNDNIERAIKRGSGALGDGAEYMGIMYEGYGPNGIAILIECLTDNKNRTAAEVRTAVTKNGGTMADPGSVSYQFARKGVIVCTAGSSEDAILEATLEHDAEDVSSNGEGFVVTVDPSSMVAARAALQAAGIDYESADVEFVSSMKIQADLETASKVIKMIDAIEDLDDVQNVYTNMDISAEVLERLEA
- the ruvC gene encoding crossover junction endodeoxyribonuclease RuvC; translation: MALILGVDPGLTRCGFGLVDSEKNSAIRYGMFQSTPDQDPSERVGRISQQLAALLDEHRPELIGLERVFAQANLRSVMGVAQISGALMALAFERNIPLQFFTPSEVKAAVTGNGRATKDQVGMMVTRILQLDSQPKPADVADALAVAICASKRGFNVGTSAQQAWVAAAKKASRRLG
- the ruvA gene encoding Holliday junction branch migration protein RuvA, producing MIELLTGQVARLGTDSLTLLVGGVGFRVAVTPRHGLSLRLNQDATLVTKMVVKEDDISLYGFESSAELEIFDLLCSVSGIGPKLAMTVLSGMDADGVRNAVNASDDAAFRAISGIGPKTAKLIVISLSNKVGLSVHLPHANVIQALVQLGTDEARARAVISEIPVGLDDSAALKAALSLLGSSKLGEA
- the ruvB gene encoding Holliday junction branch migration DNA helicase RuvB — translated: MIEPTSDEREVEAKLRPTSLTEFVGQEKVVNQLNLILDAAKLHNRAPDHILLAGPPGLGKTTLAMIVAHDSGKPLRLTSGPAIQSSGDLASMLSALQSGDVLFIDEIHRMSRSAEEMLYLAMEDFRVDVMVGKGPGAASISLEIAPFTLVGATTRSGMLPTPLRDRFGFTAFLEYYEPADLVSVVTRASQKLGIEIESDAANALATRSRGTPRIANRLLRRVRDFAAVNRQPVITMDSVLSAMELFEVDALGLDRVDRQILTLLATQFSAKPVGLSTLAVAIGEEPDTIEAVIEPYLIRIGFIQRTPRGREITQHGIAHLTQAKR
- the yajC gene encoding preprotein translocase subunit YajC; its protein translation is MDYILLGVLAVMILLLVQQNRKRKKDAETLLSSLEVGSEIILHSGIKGVITEISGDDLVVESTPKTKLRVVKQAVRGVVPTPAEGN
- the secD gene encoding protein translocase subunit SecD codes for the protein MSERTTEQSAKRKLGWLGAVAAFFTGLIIWGVVTVQPGASFAPELALDLQGGTQIILTPTLADGQVVEQEQLDQAVTIIRQRIDGSGVGEAQVSVQGNQNIVVSIPGAPDANTLQLIKASALLEFRPVITYAASAAPSTESAAVDISTLNDTPATTPVNASDAAWITEKVQAQFDQLDCSTEFRSAGQVDDPTKPLVTCDDFYLYKYILGPVEVNGLNISNAYAGTVTTTTGASTNDWAVNLEFDATGTESFGQVTARLFGLPSPQNQFAITLDGLVITAPATNAVITNGQAQITGNFTQESATALSDQLKYGALPIGFEVQSQENISATLGEESLRSGLIAGVIGLIVVVVYMTFQYRGLASVVLGSLIVAAILVYLAVAFLSWRQGYRLSLAGVAGLIVAIGITADSFIVYFERIRDELREGRTLETAVEAGWKRALRTILVSDAVSLTAAVVLYLLTSSSVRGFAFTLGLTTLIDLMVVTLFTHPLVQVLARKKFFASGHKWSGFDLSASKAAYLGRAQFRVSEKLAEGKAEKASKEARKRQTIAERKAQEVTND